One genomic region from Spirosoma sp. KCTC 42546 encodes:
- a CDS encoding MFS transporter: MQTGSVQKTSAKAKPNLSFWQIWNMSFGFLGIQYGFGLQQANMSPIYRYLGADEASIPGLWLAGPLTGLLLQPIIGAVSDRSWSPTWGRRKPFILAGALFGSIAMIMMPNSSYVWMAAGLMWMLDAGLNSAMEPFRAFVGDMLNDKQRPTGFAVQSFMVGFGQTLANLMPYILPLLGISMVLSEGQLANGIPNSVRYPFYIGAAAILISVLWTVRTTKEYPPVDENYKEQHEFTAEEKKSISFWHVALAVGAAVLAFFFAARIGGISTGLMWGVGVLAGSYLVLRLPIFKEILASLSAMPTVMRQLWWVKFFTWYGLPLMWQYLSLATAKYAFNAPDTVSNRAGFEEGTKWGGLCFAMFSISCAVISIFIPRIAKAIGSARATHAVFLTIGAMGFFLTLTSNDKFIYLAGMTIIGLAWGSIMSMPYLMLASAVPKNRMGVYMGIFNGFICVPQFIGMLTVPLYYKPLLGDDPRNALVLAGICLLLAAASCFLVKEIRKTDEETIPIELG, from the coding sequence ATGCAAACGGGAAGTGTTCAGAAAACCTCTGCAAAAGCTAAGCCCAACTTAAGTTTCTGGCAAATCTGGAATATGAGTTTCGGCTTTTTAGGGATTCAATACGGCTTTGGCCTACAGCAAGCTAATATGAGTCCTATTTACCGCTATCTGGGTGCTGATGAAGCCTCCATTCCGGGTCTCTGGCTCGCTGGACCATTAACCGGTTTATTGCTCCAGCCAATTATTGGAGCGGTTTCGGACCGAAGCTGGTCACCTACCTGGGGACGACGGAAGCCGTTTATTCTCGCCGGGGCGCTGTTCGGTAGCATAGCCATGATCATGATGCCCAATTCATCGTATGTCTGGATGGCCGCCGGGCTGATGTGGATGCTCGATGCGGGCTTGAATTCGGCCATGGAACCTTTCCGGGCCTTCGTAGGTGATATGCTGAACGATAAACAGCGGCCTACGGGCTTTGCCGTCCAATCGTTTATGGTGGGCTTCGGACAAACCTTAGCCAACTTAATGCCGTATATCTTGCCACTTCTGGGCATTTCTATGGTACTGTCGGAAGGGCAATTGGCCAACGGCATTCCCAACTCAGTGCGTTACCCGTTTTACATTGGCGCAGCTGCTATCCTGATTTCTGTGCTGTGGACGGTCCGCACCACGAAAGAGTATCCGCCGGTTGACGAAAATTATAAAGAGCAGCACGAGTTTACTGCCGAAGAAAAGAAGTCGATTTCGTTCTGGCATGTAGCCTTAGCCGTTGGGGCTGCTGTGTTGGCCTTCTTCTTTGCTGCGCGTATAGGCGGTATCTCAACGGGCCTGATGTGGGGAGTTGGTGTACTGGCAGGCAGTTACCTGGTGCTGAGACTTCCTATTTTCAAAGAGATTCTGGCATCGCTTTCGGCAATGCCAACCGTTATGCGGCAGCTTTGGTGGGTGAAGTTTTTTACCTGGTATGGCCTGCCGCTGATGTGGCAATACCTGTCGCTTGCAACGGCTAAGTACGCCTTTAACGCGCCCGATACCGTGTCTAATAGAGCCGGATTCGAAGAAGGCACCAAATGGGGTGGACTTTGCTTTGCTATGTTCAGCATCTCCTGCGCCGTCATCTCAATCTTCATCCCCCGCATTGCAAAAGCCATTGGCAGCGCCCGAGCTACCCACGCCGTGTTCCTTACTATTGGGGCTATGGGCTTCTTCCTGACGCTTACATCGAACGACAAATTTATTTATCTGGCTGGCATGACTATTATTGGGTTAGCCTGGGGGTCCATTATGTCGATGCCTTACCTGATGCTGGCGAGCGCGGTTCCTAAAAATCGCATGGGTGTGTACATGGGCATTTTTAACGGTTTTATCTGTGTCCCTCAGTTTATTGGTATGCTTACCGTGCCGCTCTATTACAAACCTCTGCTGGGCGACGATCCCCGTAACGCGCTTGTACTGGCGGGTATCTGCCTGCTGTTGGCTGCAGCCTCCTGCTTTCTGGTAAAAGAAATCAGAAAGACCGACGAAGAAACCATCCCGATTGAGCTTGGTTAA
- a CDS encoding BamA/TamA family outer membrane protein gives MIPKTWPTLILALTVFLLSSQVVFATVSTDSTQKIVVRSITFKGNYRTRDRIILREMTLHVGDSVRLADLPGRVAWDQRNISNTTLFVTVDMGTQLIPSADSTQLAQLDLTVTMKERWYFVAYPVFDLADRNFNEWWYDRGHDFSRVIYGGHLSYRNVTGNNDKLQVIFERGFLQRTILSYSKPYIDRAQKIGLRMDVGYVTNKEIPYRTQFDKWVYVKSEEVLRERKYAALTLTHRRGLYHYHTLDTRYTQNTIADTIAKLNPDYLLDGSTNQHFLAMSYNYRYDRRDNVVYPLQGTLFSAGIGVSGILPTDNFHFLDLATSITRYWPLGGHFYAAGSLRARSTWPTRQPYISLRGLGSSTDMVRGYELFVVDGQRTFIWRNSLRYQLFNVRKQLNWLHVRQFNTVPIAAYLTVFGDTGYVSSTVAEQYQSRLANRLLAGTGLSLDVVSFYNLVMRFSGTINAQGNTGFFFNLAQEL, from the coding sequence ATGATTCCAAAAACGTGGCCGACCCTTATTTTGGCCCTAACGGTGTTTCTGTTGTCATCTCAAGTTGTCTTTGCTACTGTCTCGACGGATTCGACTCAGAAAATCGTTGTACGTTCAATAACCTTCAAAGGAAACTACCGTACCCGAGACCGAATTATCCTACGCGAAATGACGCTTCACGTTGGGGATTCCGTTCGGTTGGCCGATTTACCGGGCCGTGTTGCCTGGGATCAGCGTAATATTAGCAATACGACGCTGTTTGTGACGGTCGATATGGGAACCCAACTGATACCCTCGGCTGATTCAACGCAACTTGCCCAACTCGATCTTACGGTGACTATGAAAGAGCGGTGGTATTTTGTGGCGTACCCTGTTTTTGACTTGGCCGACCGTAATTTTAACGAGTGGTGGTACGATCGGGGGCATGATTTTAGTCGGGTCATTTATGGGGGGCATCTTAGCTACCGTAACGTAACCGGCAATAATGACAAACTTCAGGTTATTTTTGAGCGTGGTTTTTTGCAGCGAACAATCCTATCCTATTCTAAACCCTATATTGACCGTGCCCAAAAAATTGGCTTACGCATGGACGTAGGGTATGTGACAAACAAGGAAATTCCCTACCGCACCCAGTTTGATAAGTGGGTCTATGTAAAATCGGAAGAGGTGCTACGGGAGCGAAAATATGCCGCCCTGACGCTTACCCATCGACGTGGCCTGTATCACTATCATACACTCGATACCCGTTATACGCAGAATACTATTGCGGACACGATTGCCAAACTTAACCCCGACTATTTGTTAGATGGCAGCACTAACCAGCATTTTCTGGCAATGAGCTACAACTATCGGTACGACCGCCGTGATAATGTAGTCTATCCATTACAAGGCACGCTGTTTTCGGCAGGCATCGGGGTTTCTGGAATACTGCCTACTGATAACTTTCATTTTCTGGATCTTGCAACCTCTATCACGCGCTACTGGCCGTTGGGAGGGCACTTTTATGCCGCAGGAAGCTTACGGGCTCGTTCCACCTGGCCCACACGTCAGCCTTATATAAGTTTGCGTGGCCTGGGCAGTTCCACTGATATGGTACGCGGTTATGAACTGTTTGTTGTGGATGGGCAACGAACCTTTATTTGGCGGAACAGCCTTCGATACCAACTCTTTAATGTTCGCAAACAGTTGAACTGGTTGCATGTCCGGCAGTTTAACACGGTACCCATTGCGGCCTATCTTACCGTTTTTGGCGACACGGGTTACGTTAGCAGTACCGTTGCTGAACAATACCAGAGCCGGTTAGCGAATCGCTTATTGGCTGGTACAGGGCTCAGCCTCGATGTGGTGTCTTTTTATAACCTGGTGATGCGCTTTAGTGGAACCATCAATGCACAGGGCAACACCGGATTTTTCTTCAATCTAGCGCAGGAGCTGTAA
- a CDS encoding SPFH domain-containing protein, with product MEFLSLVSTWGWVALLLMAVVLYKLVLRFLFGMVIVPEDRIGLVTKKYVLVGTDRGLPDGRIIATKGEAGYQAQTLAPGLYWWMWPWQYGITMQPFMVVPEGRIGLVLSNDGAELPTGNILARRVDSDNFQDTERFLSSGGQKGRQTAVLTPGTYRINPYAFTVTIADMTVIKENMVGIITTLDGAPLQPGQIAGKNVEGHNNFQNVDFFLQNGGNRGLQPQVVLAGSYYINPWAVQIEEIPMTEVPIGHVGVVISYIGEDGEDLTGESFKHGNIVRKGFRGVWMEPLGPGKYPVNTFTMKVEGVPTTNLVLNWANARTEAHNLDRNLSTITVRSKDGFPFNLDVAQIIHIPSVEAPKVIARFGSMTNLVSQVLEPTIGNYFRNSAQDSDVIAFLSTRKERQEAAREHIRAVLEIYNVNAVDTLIGDIVPPDSLMKTLTDRKIAQEEEKTYETQRMAQEKRQGMERETALADIQREVVKAQQSVEIAQRTADAAVKKSEGEARSLKLQVGAESEATKVRAEANAEARRRQAAADAEATKLTADAEAERIAKTGNAEAEKILAIGRSTAEAYELQVRAMGDENFTRFKITEEIGKGHIRVIPDIVINGSGTGTEGSMNGLMGLKLLEQIEERKTGQATKIVDVTKSVEVAK from the coding sequence ATGGAATTTTTATCCCTTGTATCCACGTGGGGCTGGGTAGCTCTGCTCTTAATGGCCGTAGTGCTCTACAAATTAGTCTTACGGTTTCTGTTCGGGATGGTTATTGTTCCCGAAGACCGGATTGGTCTGGTGACCAAAAAATATGTGCTTGTGGGTACCGATCGGGGCTTGCCCGATGGGCGTATCATTGCCACCAAAGGCGAAGCTGGTTATCAGGCGCAAACGCTGGCGCCGGGCTTATACTGGTGGATGTGGCCCTGGCAATATGGTATTACCATGCAGCCGTTTATGGTTGTTCCCGAAGGCAGGATTGGCTTAGTTCTATCCAATGACGGAGCCGAATTGCCTACGGGTAATATCCTGGCCCGACGTGTCGATTCCGATAATTTTCAGGATACGGAACGCTTCTTATCCAGTGGAGGACAAAAAGGTCGGCAAACGGCTGTACTCACACCGGGTACGTACCGGATCAATCCCTATGCGTTCACGGTGACGATTGCCGACATGACCGTTATCAAGGAAAACATGGTCGGAATTATCACGACGCTCGATGGTGCGCCTTTGCAACCGGGTCAGATTGCCGGTAAGAATGTTGAGGGGCATAACAACTTCCAGAACGTCGATTTCTTCCTGCAAAACGGTGGTAATCGAGGGCTTCAACCGCAGGTTGTGTTGGCGGGTTCGTATTACATAAACCCCTGGGCTGTCCAGATCGAAGAGATTCCGATGACCGAAGTACCTATTGGGCATGTAGGTGTGGTGATCTCATACATTGGTGAAGATGGCGAAGACCTTACCGGTGAATCGTTCAAGCACGGGAATATCGTTCGGAAAGGCTTTCGGGGTGTTTGGATGGAACCGCTTGGGCCGGGTAAATACCCCGTCAATACCTTTACAATGAAGGTTGAAGGTGTGCCGACAACGAACCTGGTGCTGAACTGGGCCAATGCCCGTACCGAAGCGCATAATCTTGATCGTAACCTCTCGACGATCACTGTTCGTTCGAAAGACGGTTTCCCGTTCAACCTCGACGTGGCTCAGATCATTCATATCCCATCAGTGGAAGCGCCTAAAGTGATTGCCCGATTCGGGAGCATGACCAACCTTGTCTCGCAGGTACTGGAACCAACGATTGGTAACTATTTCCGGAACTCAGCGCAGGATTCGGATGTGATCGCGTTCCTGAGTACCCGGAAAGAGCGTCAGGAAGCCGCTCGTGAACACATCCGGGCGGTATTGGAAATTTATAACGTGAACGCTGTGGATACACTCATTGGCGATATTGTGCCACCCGATAGCCTGATGAAAACCCTCACCGATCGGAAGATTGCGCAGGAAGAAGAAAAAACCTACGAAACCCAGCGGATGGCGCAGGAAAAACGGCAGGGTATGGAACGCGAAACGGCCCTGGCCGATATTCAGCGCGAAGTCGTAAAAGCGCAGCAAAGTGTCGAAATTGCCCAGCGTACAGCCGATGCTGCCGTTAAAAAATCGGAAGGAGAGGCCCGTAGTTTAAAATTGCAGGTGGGGGCCGAATCGGAAGCAACGAAAGTGCGGGCAGAAGCTAATGCCGAAGCCCGTCGTCGGCAGGCCGCAGCGGATGCCGAAGCCACAAAACTAACCGCAGATGCCGAAGCGGAACGGATTGCTAAAACGGGTAATGCCGAAGCCGAGAAAATCCTTGCCATTGGCCGGTCCACGGCCGAAGCCTACGAATTGCAGGTACGCGCGATGGGCGACGAAAACTTTACGCGCTTCAAGATCACCGAAGAAATTGGCAAAGGTCATATTCGTGTCATTCCAGATATTGTCATCAACGGATCAGGTACTGGTACGGAGGGCTCAATGAACGGACTTATGGGTTTGAAATTGCTCGAGCAAATCGAAGAACGGAAGACGGGGCAGGCTACCAAAATTGTGGATGTAACGAAGTCTGTTGAGGTTGCGAAATAG